In one Magallana gigas chromosome 7, xbMagGiga1.1, whole genome shotgun sequence genomic region, the following are encoded:
- the LOC105332574 gene encoding uncharacterized protein, whose protein sequence is MAFFLLLASLNSVVTAEHLLDFASLKLCGDNRGLFPDPSDCGYFFDCTTYYAVRLRCAPGTFFNGDTRECDFPENVPRCEKQLYGESKNNYNLDGVIDPNEIIIVNPGKEEGTLKSDIPNETISTQKETQTNAEGIVITNRAKGVHDPFCYGKTIGNYPDPEFCEYFFQCSVTLSRRQKCAPGTVFNPNSKMCDFPSQVAGCANKSKKNLFVGKLKKYGGLRTVILQPPPPPLPSTTPSYSSKEVTTSEDSPMEQFSSTTPKVETETKKPLEQNLSPNKVEPAKIVATDLQKEKKKPEKKNTIFQERTISLFRTGLRNFLLRDVIRNNGGHRAVVKETTTTTTTTTTTTTQPTSTRKVRSTESLPTVNPTKLPARIQQTKSKDSKPQPYVLTERNVVVSDYMNMDLSNPKQMGVTVFPMSTSLNLESTNVRDIQTSKPNTVDDALEEAGNIVSKASIEKILASAPAPPLDTYSVHVDGNGQARKIPLIETGDINGDFGSDKGILSSVGDTYNGLTKDQSLSASIAAKLKALKYLSSFIKSERLNQIFRDTLRKSQLMSKISKKSRNIFRNSSRTEKTVHYPRLIVVTSMGSGDANRKLLEKFEVGLTSKHQNSIM, encoded by the exons ATG GCGTTTTTTCTGCTACTTGCCTCTTTGAATTCAGTCGTCACTGCAGAACATttattag ACTTCGCCTCTTTGAAGTTATGTGGTGACAATAGGGGCCTGTTTCCAGACCCTTCGGACTGTGGATACTTTTTTGACTGCACTACATATTACGCTGTTCGACTGAGATGCGCTCCGGGGACATTCTTTAATGGTGATACCAGAGAATGCGATTTTCCAGAAAATGTTCCAAGATGTGAAAAGCAGTTATACGGAGAGTCAAAAAATAACTATAACTTAGATGGCGTCATTGATCCAAACGAGATTATCATTGTGAATCCTGGAAAAGAAGAAGGAACACTGAAATCTGATATTCCAAATGAGACAATATCAACACAAAAGGAAACTCAAACGAATGCAGAAGGAATTGTCATTACAAACAGGGCGAAAGGCGTGCATGATCCCTTTTGTTATGGTAAAACGATCGGAAATTATCCTGATCCAGAATTCTgtgaatacttttttcaatgcAGCGTCACATTGAGTCGAAGACAAAAGTGTGCCCCAGGAACGGTGTTTAATCCAAATTCAAAAATGTGTGACTTTCCATCACAAGTAGCAGGTTGCgcaaataaatccaagaaaaacctTTTTGTGggcaaattaaagaaatatggTGGCTTGCGGACTGTGATATTACAGCCTCCCCCACCCCCACTCCCTTCAACGACGCCTTCTTATTCCAGCAAAGAAGTTACCACATCTGAAGACTCTCCAATGGAACAATTCAGTTCCACAACACCTAAAGTAGAAACAGAAACCAAGAAACCACTTGAACAAAATTTAAGCCCAAATAAAGTAGAACCAGCAAAAATAGTAGCAACGGATTtacagaaagaaaagaaaaagccAGAAAAGAAGAATACAATCTTTCAAGAGAGGACCATCAGTCTTTTTAGGACAGGTCTAAGAAATTTTCTTCTTAGAGATGTGATCCGTAATAATGGAGGACATAGAGCTGTTGTAAaggaaacaacaacaacaacaacaacaacgacaacaacaacaactcaGCCGACTTCCACAAGAAAGGTTCGATCCACAGAAAGCTTGCCTACTGTAAACCCCACAAAATTGCCTGCAAGAATTCAACAAACAAAGTCAAAAGATTCGAAACCACAACCTTATGTTCTGACGGAAAGAAATGTTGTTGTTTCTGACTACATGAACATGGACTTATCTAACCCAAAACAGATGGGTGTTACTGTATTTCCAATGTCTACATCTCTGAACTTAGAAAGCACAAATGTTCGAGACATACAGACGTCTAAACCAAACACTGTGGACGATGCTCTAGAAGAAGCTGGGAATATTGTCAGCAAGGCATCCATAGAGAAAATACTGGCATCGGCCCCTGCTCCACCATTGGACACCTACTCCGTACACGTGGACGGCAACGGCCAGGCTAGAAAAATCCCACTGATAGAAACGGGCGATATCAATGGGGACTTTGGGTCTGACAAGGGTATTCTGAGCAGTGTCGGAGATACGTACAACGGCCTCACGAAAGACCAGTCCTTGAGCGCGTCCATTGCGGCCAAACTTAAAGCGTTAAAGTATCTATCGTCTTTCATTAAATCTGAAAGATTGAACCAAATTTTTCGAGATACTTTGCGAAAAAGTCAGTTGATGAGTAAAATCTCAAAGAAATCTAGAAACATTTTCAGAAACTCTTCAAGAACGGAGAAGACCGTTCATTATCCTCGGCTGATTGTAGTGACCAGCATGGGATCTGGAGACGCAAATCGCAAACTCCTGGAGAAGTTTGAGGTTGGACTGACGTCAAAACACCAGAACTCAATTATGTAA